From the genome of candidate division TA06 bacterium:
GGTCTACGCCAGCGCCGAGGGTCTGGTCCTGCCCTCCACTCCGGGCAGCGACAAGAAGACCATCCTGGAAATGCTGGACAAACTGGAGGCCGGGGGCTGCACCGCCGGGGCGGCCGGGATCCAGCTGGCATACAGGACAGCCAGGGAGAATTTCATCAAGCACGGCAACAACCGGGTGATATTGGCCACCGACGGGGATTTCAATGTGGGAGTCTCCTCCACTTCGGAACTGATCCGGATGATCGAGCAGAAGAGGGAAGAGGGGATTTACCTTTCGGTGCTGGGCTTCGGCACCGGAAATCTCAAGGACTCCAGGATGGAACAGCTGGCCGACAAGGGCAATGGCAACTACGCCTACATCGACAACATCACCGAGGCCCGCAAGGTGCTGGTCAGCCAGATGGGAGGCACCCTGTTCACCATCGCCAAGGACGTCAAGATCCAGGTGGAATTCAACCCGGCCAAGGTGAAGGCCTACAAGCTGATCGGTTACGAGAACCGGCTGCTGAACAAGGAAGACTTCAACAACGACAGGAAGGACGCAGGCGAGCTGGGCTCCGGCCACACCGTGACCGCTCTGTACGAGATCATCCCGGCCGGTTCACAGGAAGAGGTCCCGGGGGTGGATCCCTTAAAGTACCAGGAGACCAAGGTCTCCCCCAATGCTTCCAAGAGTTCCGAGATGATGACGGTGAAACTGCGCTACAAGCTGCCGGCCGAGAGCGAAAGCAAGCTGATCTCCAAAGTGATCATGGACCGCAACGGCGAGATGGCGGAAGCTTCTGAAGATTTCAGATTTGCCGCGGCGGTGGCCGAGTTCGGCCTGCTGATCAGGGACTCCGAGTTCAAGGGCAAGGCATCGTACGGGCAGGCTTTGGCGCTGGCCCGCGGGGCCAAGGGGCAGGACAAGGAGGGCTACCGGGCCGAGTTCATCAAACTGGCCGAGACGGCCCAGCTGCTGACCAAGAATCAGAGCCAAAATCAGGATTAGACGGATTCGGGAAAAATATCAAAGGACGGCCATTGCTGGCCGTCCTTTTTTTCTTGACTTTAGCTCCGATTTACGTTATCTTAATTTATCCTAACAATAATTTACTGAGGTTCTAAAATAGGTGAAAATCGCCATTTGCCAATATAACCCGGTGGTGGGAGACTTAGAAGGGAATCTGGCCAAGGTCGCTTCGGCTTTAAAATCCTGCGCCAGGCAAAAGCCCGACCTGCTGGTCTTTCCCGAGCTGTTTCTGACCGGCTATCCGCCCCGCGATCTGCTGGAAAAGGACTGGTTCCTGCGGAAGATTGAGCAGGCCATAAAGGACATTACTAAACTGTCCCGAAAATATCCCGACACTGGGATACTAATTGGGGCGCCGACATTGGTCGTGGAAAAAACTTCCATGCGTTTGCATAACTCGGCACTGTTGATCCACTGTGGCAAGGTCATCTTCACCCAGCACAAAACTTTGCTGCCAACCTACGATGTCTTTGATGAGACCCGTTACTTCAAACCGGCGGAAAAAGTCTCGGTGGTGAACTTCAAAGGCCGGAAACTGGGAATATCCATCTGCGAGGATGCATGGAACGATGCCGCCTTGTGGCCAAAAGGGAGACCGTACAATCAGGATCCAGTAAAAACGTTAGCCAAGGCAGGGGCGGAAATATTCATCAACCTTTCAGCCTCGCCGTTCGAAATGGGAAAAGCTTCCCTCAGGTCCGGCCTCTTTACAAGGCTGGCCAAGAAATACCGCAGGCCGTTCATCTATGTCAACCAGATAGGCGGAAACGACGAGTTGGTCTTCGACGGCCGCAGTTTTGCAGTGAACGAAGCCGGACAGCCGGTCCTGACGATGAAGGCCTTCCTGGAAGAACTGACGATATTTGACACAGAGGACATTGCGCTCTCCGCAAAATGGTTCAAGGCTGACCCGGCCGTTGATGTTTATCAAGCCCTGGTTTTGGGCCTGCGGGATTACATTAAAAAGACCGGTTTTCACCAGGCAGTGATAGGGCTTTCCGGCGGGATTGACTCGGCCCTGGTGGCAGCAATCGCGGCCGAGGCGCTGGGTCCCAAAAACGTGACGGGAATCTCCATGCCCTCGCCCTATTCTTCCAAAGGCAGCGTGGACGATTCCAGAAAGCTGGCCGAGAACCTGGGGATAGGTTTTAAGGTCATTCCCATCTCCGGACTGTACCAAAAATACCTGGCTTCGCTTAAAAATACCTTCAAAGGCACAAGATCCGGGCTGGCCGAGGAGAATATCCAGGCCCGCATCCGGGGAAATATTTTGATGGCTTTCTCCAACAAGTTCGGGCACATCGTGCTTTCCACCGGCAACAAGAGCGAGATGGCGGTGGGCTACTGCACGCTGTACGGCGACATGAGCGGCGGGCTGTCGGTGATCTCGGACGTTCCCAAGACCCTGGTCTACAAGATCGCCGGATATGTCAACCGGAAGGGGGAGATGGTCCCCGGGGCCACGATCAAGAAAGCGCCCTCGGCCGAACTGCGGCCCAATCAAAAGGACCAGGACACCCTGCCGCCCTACCCGGTGCTGGATGCGATCCTTGAGTATCATCTGGAAGACGGCAGGTCGCGGGAAGAGATCATCAAGCGCGGCTACAAACCTGCGGTGGTGGACTGGGTGATCAAAGCCGTAAGGAACAGCGAGTACAAGCGGCGGCAGGCCGCGCCGGGGTTGAAGGTGACCAGCAAGGCCTTCGGGTCAGGACGCAGAATGCCGGTGGCGGCCAAGTACTGATCTCTATTACTATGGCATGATGTCTGTCATTAGCCCAGTCCGTAAGGGCTGGGCTAATGGACGAAACTAATTGTTTACAGAAATACTCCTAATAAACTGAAACAGATATAAGGAGGATGGACCATGGCGGACCAGTTCACCGAAACCGTCACCACCGGGTGGGGCAAAAGGATCATGAACTCCTTCATGGGAGTGCTGATAGGCATCCTGCTGTTCTTCTTCTCCTTCGTGGTCCTGTGGAAGACCGAGGGCCGCACCAATTATGCAAAGATCGCCGGCAAGGCGGTGGCCCTGTCCACGCAGTCCGTGGACCAGAACGGCCAGGACCAGCTGGTCTCGGCCACCGGAGCCCTGGAAACTCCAGATTCGGTGGGCGATCCGGAGTTCCTGCGGCCCGGCAGCTACATTATGCTGCAGCGGACGGTGGAGATGTACGCCTGGAGGGAGCGCTCCAGTTCAAAGTCCGAGAAAAAGATGGGCGGCAGCGAGACCACCACCACTACTTACACCTACGAAAAAGAATGGACCTCCAACCCGGAGAACTCAGCCGAGTTCAAGAAGCCCGAGGGCCACGCCAATCCCGGCTTGGATATTGCGGAAAAGGAATTCTATGCCAGCCAGGCCAAACTGGGGGCCTATGAGCTGGATATCCAGAACATGCAGCTGCCGGACGCCCCGAAATTAGAGATAGGACAGAACGACCTGTCGCCGGAGATGCCCGACAGCTTCAAGCTTTCACAAGGTTATTTGTTCAAGGGGAAGGGGACCTTAAGCGAACCGGAAGTGGGCGATATCCGTTTGAGCTTCGGGGCCATCGCTTCCGGCAAAAAGGTGACGGTCTTCGGCAAGCTGATCGGCGGGGCCATTGAGCCGTATATGATCAAGGGCGAGACCAAGTTCTACCGGGCCATGGCCGGCACCAGGGACGAGGCCATAGCCCAGCTTAAGGCGGAGTACAAGATGACCGGTTGGATCGGCCGGATCATCGGCTTTTTGATGATGTGGATCGGGATGCTGATGCTGCTTGGTCCGCTGCACACCGTGCTGGATGTCCTGCCGTTCCTGGGCACCGCCAGCCGCTTTGTGGTGGGGCTGATGACCTTTCCCATTGCCCTGGTGCTGTCTCTGGTAACCATCATCGTCTCCATGATAGCCCATAATATCATCGCTCTGGTGATCGTGCTGGCGCTGGTGGCCGGAGGGATCTTGTTCCTGATGCGAAAGAAGAAACAGCCGGTAGCTCAGGCAGCGGTGAAATAAACGGAAGACAAAAAATAGCCCAGGCATTAATGCCTGGGCTATTTTGTTTTTGTCAATTATTAACTCAACCCACTTCGGCTCTGCTCAGCGCAAGCCTTACTCCCCTTCTCTTTTAAAGAGAAGGGGACGGGGGATGAGTTCCCTTCGGGGACTAAAACACTCTTTCCACTTCATCTCTCCTGACCCATCCCCCGATGCCCCCGGGCATCTGGATCAGCAGGTACTCGCCCCGGGTCTCCTTGATCTGTCCCTCGGTGCCGTCGTGGACCAGGATGATCTGCTTGTACTCCGGGCCGGGGCCGCTCAAGGCGCTGACCTCGGCGGCAGTGATCACCACCGGGAACTGCTGCCGCTCGTTCCTCCAGGTTAAAAGGTCAGCCAGGAAAAAGAGGAAGACCAAAACCCAGAAAATGGAAATGTAAGCATAAGCCTTTTTACGGTAGATCACGAACAGGGCCAGCATCAAAGAACCAAGCCCAAAGCAGATCAGGGCCATCAGGGCGGCTTCGCGCTCCGAAAAAAAGTGGAACAGGTCGTAAAGGAGCCTGGAAAAAGGGTCGGGCACTGTCAGTATCTTGTCGGCCCGGTAACTGCGGACGAATTCAAGGTTGGCCCGGATGTCCCGGTCCCGGGGGCTTAAGTACTGGGCCCGGCGGTAGCTGGCCAAGGCCTGTCCGGCCTGTCCGTTCTTGAAATAGGCATTACCCAGGTTATACAGCACCGAGGCATCCGGCCCGGCCTGCAGGGCCTGCTGATAGGCGGCCACGGCTCCGGCGTAGTCGTTCTGGCTGTAACACTTGTTGCCCAGGTTGTAGAATTCAGCCGGGCTTAAGGCGATGGCGATATAGAGTAATAGATGGGTCAGCATAACATTAGTTATTGGATAATGTTTATCTAATTTGATCATGTTCTTTTTCTTTTTTGTGCCGCCAAATAAGAAAAAGAACCAAAAAGAAAAAAGCTCGTCGCAAAATACTATCCGGGCCACGCTTACGCCAAGGCTTCAGCGGGCCCGCGCTGCGCTTCTCGTTGATGGCGGGCTTGTCTGAACTCGGGCTTTGGCCCAGCCCTCAAACAGGCCAGACAAGCTTTTTCCGCCATAAACTGCGATGCTCACTGATAGAATTTAACGCGACATACGGGGTGGCACCGGTAGATCAGTACATTTCTGGTGCTATCTGGATAATTGTTATTGAACATTAGAGCTACAGTTGGCTCAGTATCTCCCGGGACCTTTCGAACAGCTCCCGGGGCGTTTTGTATGCGGCCTGTCCCGGCGAGAACCGGGCGATGTCGCATTGCTCGATTATCTCGATGATCTTCTCCACCAGTCCTGGCGCCAGGTTCAGCTGCAGAAGCCCGGCCTTGAGTTGGTCCTTGGAAAGGGCGTGGGTGTCCAAATTGTAGCGGTCGCCTACATATCCCAGCACCGCCTGGAAAAGCACGGCGTAAAATTCCTGGCGGGGATCGTTCTGCAGCAGCTTTTCGGCGGCCTTCAGCCTCTTTTTGACCAGGGCCCCTGATCTGTGTTTGCGGGCATAACCCCGGTCGCTGTCCAATTTGTTGCGGTGAGCGCGATAGAGGAACGATAGACCCAGCAGGGCGAACGACAGCAGATAACCAAATCCCAATAGCCACCACGGCGGCTGTTTTAAAGGTTTGATCTCCGTTCGGTCCGGCTTGATGTAATTAATGTCGGTGCCCAGCACCTTCAGGCCGGTGGCTTCCACCAGCGGGGCATTGGGGGTGCAGCCGGTGGCGGTGCATTCCAAAACCTTTGACTGGAGGGTGTGGTAGCTTTTGTCGCCGGGATCAAAATAGGCCATCTTGATGGCCGGCAGGACGTACTTGCCGTCGGCCTGGGGGATGACCGGGTAGCGGAAGGTCTTGGAGCCTTTGATGACATCGCCCGAGGCCTGGATCTGGTCCTTGATCTCGGGGTCCAGTATCTTAAGGCCCGTGGCTGGAGGAATGACGGGCTTTTCGATCAGCCTGATGTTCCCGGTGCCGGAGACCTTGATGGTCAAGTTGATGGGCTCGCTGTCGGTGGTGGAGGTTCTGTCCAGTTCCGCGGTCATGGTGAACCTGCCCACCCCGCCGGTGAATTCCGCCGGCTTGCCGCTCTCCGGCAGGGGCAGCACCGTCAAGCGCAGGGGTTTGGATTCCACCTTGACGGCCTGGGTAGTGCCGAACATGTCAAATATATCACGGGAACCCTGCACCACGCCGACGTTCATGGACAGGGGGCCTATCTCGACCTCTCCGGATGTGACCGGGAACAGGGCGGTCTTTTTAAGCAGGGCCACCTCAAATTGCTTGCCGTCGACCACCTTGCGCTGGAAATTAAGCTTATCCGCGTCATATATCTTCTCCGGCCAGAAACCGCTGAATGAAGGCATCTGGACATCTCCGACGCCGCTTATCTGAAAACGGTTGTAAAGGGAGAACTCCACGTTGACCTGCTCGCCCTGGTAAACCGTCTTTCTGCTGGCGTTGGCCGAAAGGAAGAGATTGCCGTCAATAGGCACCCTGGATTGCGAGGTTTGGGAGTTTTGTCCCTGCTGTCTGGGCTGGGCCTGGGCGGTCTTGGTCACCTCGATGCTGATGGGCTGGCTTTGGTACTCCTGGCCTTCGTAGTTTATTTTGCAAGGGCCGATGGTCAGCTGGCCGGTCTTCTTGGCGCTGAGGTAGTAGACGAAGTTGACGGTGGCCTGCTTCTTCATGCTGCCGTTGATGATCGAGATGCTGGTGGACTGGGAGGAGGAGCTGCCCAGCAGGTTGAAATCGGGCAGGTCCGGCAGCTGGGGCTTGGGGACCGTGGCCATGCCCTCGCCCTGGACGGTGACGTTCAAAGTGAATTGTTCGCCCAGGCCCACCGTGCTTTGGTCCACCGAGGCGTTGAAATCGATGCCGGCGGCACATACACTGGTAACGAGGGCAAAAGTCACCAGGACGGCAGAAAATATTTTTACAAAGGTAGTCATAGAATATTCGTTATTTTCTCTGGGTATCCAAGTATTTATTTTGAAATGAAAGGTAGTAAAAGGTATATGCTAAAGCAACCGCCCCTAAAAAGCCGAAACCTGCAAAGATATCGAAACGGGTGCTGAAAAACCCGAACAAGAGACCCACTACAATGGAGCCGATCCTCAAAGCCAGAGATTGAAATGATTCGATCGTGGCGCGATGAGAGGAGTCTATGCGGTGATGGAGATATCCCAGCGACAAAGGCTGGGCTGCGCCGACCAGCGAAAAGGCTGCCATGAACGGGACGAGACCCCAAGGAGAGCGGATACGGCTGGAAACGATGAAGCATACCGACAAAACGACCAATATGGCAGACAGTACCATTTTCAGTGGTATCCGATCCTTGTATTTAACGGCCAGGTAGCCGGAAGCATTATACAAAAAACCGAAACCGGCGCTGATGATGCCGAAATATACCAATGGTATGCCTACTTCCTTATTGTAGACCTGGTAGTACTCCCAGAAATAATTCACTATGGAGCCGATAATGACGCCGTAAAAAATAACAAACAACAAGGAATGGGATTTTCTTAGGAACTGGAATGCCTCCTGCATATGTTTCCAGTACGAACCCTCGCCGTTATCTTCACTGGTGACTACTTTCGGGTTTTTAAGGCTGAGGGCAAAGAAAAATGAAGCCGTGACGCTTATCACCGACATCCAGTAGTTGAAGGTATAGCCTTTTCTGGAGGCCATATACCCTCCTAACAGGGCGGCGGAAGCGGCGGCGGCGAAATCTAAAATATTGATCCGGGCCAGTTTGTTTTCAAAGAAGGATTCCTGTCCTTGCTCCTTCAGGGTATCGTACAGAATTGAATTGAGGGTCCCGCTGGCTAAGGCCCCGGCTATCGCCGCCGAGACCATTGACAGTGAAAATATCCAGAAATTATAAGCGAAGATCAGTATGAAGAATTCAAAGAAAGTAAAAAAAGCGCTCAGTACCATGACCTTCTTCCGGTCCCATTTGTCGGCCAATGCTCCGGTGGGTATTTCCAGCAGGCTGACTATGGTCAGGTAAATGACCTCCAAATAGACCATTTGCTGGATGGAAAGGCCGCGCTCCAAAGCGAACAGACGCTCGATAACATAAGCGAAGATCAAAGTGTGAAAGAATAAATATCCGTATATCTTCCAGATATTCGATCCTACGCCCTTGTATGTTATCACCAGTCCTTCTCCGCGTTCTCCTTCTGGGGCTGGCGTTCCTTCTGCTTCTTCATGTTCTCCTTTTCCTTGTTCTGCAGGGCCTGAA
Proteins encoded in this window:
- a CDS encoding MFS transporter, with protein sequence MITYKGVGSNIWKIYGYLFFHTLIFAYVIERLFALERGLSIQQMVYLEVIYLTIVSLLEIPTGALADKWDRKKVMVLSAFFTFFEFFILIFAYNFWIFSLSMVSAAIAGALASGTLNSILYDTLKEQGQESFFENKLARINILDFAAAASAALLGGYMASRKGYTFNYWMSVISVTASFFFALSLKNPKVVTSEDNGEGSYWKHMQEAFQFLRKSHSLLFVIFYGVIIGSIVNYFWEYYQVYNKEVGIPLVYFGIISAGFGFLYNASGYLAVKYKDRIPLKMVLSAILVVLSVCFIVSSRIRSPWGLVPFMAAFSLVGAAQPLSLGYLHHRIDSSHRATIESFQSLALRIGSIVVGLLFGFFSTRFDIFAGFGFLGAVALAYTFYYLSFQNKYLDTQRK
- a CDS encoding NAD+ synthase, giving the protein MKIAICQYNPVVGDLEGNLAKVASALKSCARQKPDLLVFPELFLTGYPPRDLLEKDWFLRKIEQAIKDITKLSRKYPDTGILIGAPTLVVEKTSMRLHNSALLIHCGKVIFTQHKTLLPTYDVFDETRYFKPAEKVSVVNFKGRKLGISICEDAWNDAALWPKGRPYNQDPVKTLAKAGAEIFINLSASPFEMGKASLRSGLFTRLAKKYRRPFIYVNQIGGNDELVFDGRSFAVNEAGQPVLTMKAFLEELTIFDTEDIALSAKWFKADPAVDVYQALVLGLRDYIKKTGFHQAVIGLSGGIDSALVAAIAAEALGPKNVTGISMPSPYSSKGSVDDSRKLAENLGIGFKVIPISGLYQKYLASLKNTFKGTRSGLAEENIQARIRGNILMAFSNKFGHIVLSTGNKSEMAVGYCTLYGDMSGGLSVISDVPKTLVYKIAGYVNRKGEMVPGATIKKAPSAELRPNQKDQDTLPPYPVLDAILEYHLEDGRSREEIIKRGYKPAVVDWVIKAVRNSEYKRRQAAPGLKVTSKAFGSGRRMPVAAKY
- a CDS encoding TMEM43 family protein; translation: MADQFTETVTTGWGKRIMNSFMGVLIGILLFFFSFVVLWKTEGRTNYAKIAGKAVALSTQSVDQNGQDQLVSATGALETPDSVGDPEFLRPGSYIMLQRTVEMYAWRERSSSKSEKKMGGSETTTTTYTYEKEWTSNPENSAEFKKPEGHANPGLDIAEKEFYASQAKLGAYELDIQNMQLPDAPKLEIGQNDLSPEMPDSFKLSQGYLFKGKGTLSEPEVGDIRLSFGAIASGKKVTVFGKLIGGAIEPYMIKGETKFYRAMAGTRDEAIAQLKAEYKMTGWIGRIIGFLMMWIGMLMLLGPLHTVLDVLPFLGTASRFVVGLMTFPIALVLSLVTIIVSMIAHNIIALVIVLALVAGGILFLMRKKKQPVAQAAVK
- a CDS encoding tetratricopeptide repeat protein, translated to MIKLDKHYPITNVMLTHLLLYIAIALSPAEFYNLGNKCYSQNDYAGAVAAYQQALQAGPDASVLYNLGNAYFKNGQAGQALASYRRAQYLSPRDRDIRANLEFVRSYRADKILTVPDPFSRLLYDLFHFFSEREAALMALICFGLGSLMLALFVIYRKKAYAYISIFWVLVFLFFLADLLTWRNERQQFPVVITAAEVSALSGPGPEYKQIILVHDGTEGQIKETRGEYLLIQMPGGIGGWVRRDEVERVF
- a CDS encoding von Willebrand factor type A domain-containing protein; this translates as MKKLTLIALTAALILSCFSYLQSQQTGSLAGTVTDARTGRAVSGAAVNILNTQFSALTDNQGKYLINNVPAGKYSIQASAAGYDAQVRKNITVKAGSTVTVDFKLNPPIPAKDEKNRLFPDVAAKCCEQSAPACMPIGSGMVYRGQPQDFNTEEYSKIEENAFKQVKADPLSTFSIDVDPASYANMRRFISSGQLPPKDAIRIEELINYFDYTYAQPGDGRPFAVHTEVAECPWNQGHRLVRIGLKGKEIPLDKLPPANLVFLLDVSGSMQSPDKLPLLKSAFKLLVNQLRPQDRVAIAVYASAEGLVLPSTPGSDKKTILEMLDKLEAGGCTAGAAGIQLAYRTARENFIKHGNNRVILATDGDFNVGVSSTSELIRMIEQKREEGIYLSVLGFGTGNLKDSRMEQLADKGNGNYAYIDNITEARKVLVSQMGGTLFTIAKDVKIQVEFNPAKVKAYKLIGYENRLLNKEDFNNDRKDAGELGSGHTVTALYEIIPAGSQEEVPGVDPLKYQETKVSPNASKSSEMMTVKLRYKLPAESESKLISKVIMDRNGEMAEASEDFRFAAAVAEFGLLIRDSEFKGKASYGQALALARGAKGQDKEGYRAEFIKLAETAQLLTKNQSQNQD
- a CDS encoding protein BatD, whose amino-acid sequence is MTTFVKIFSAVLVTFALVTSVCAAGIDFNASVDQSTVGLGEQFTLNVTVQGEGMATVPKPQLPDLPDFNLLGSSSSQSTSISIINGSMKKQATVNFVYYLSAKKTGQLTIGPCKINYEGQEYQSQPISIEVTKTAQAQPRQQGQNSQTSQSRVPIDGNLFLSANASRKTVYQGEQVNVEFSLYNRFQISGVGDVQMPSFSGFWPEKIYDADKLNFQRKVVDGKQFEVALLKKTALFPVTSGEVEIGPLSMNVGVVQGSRDIFDMFGTTQAVKVESKPLRLTVLPLPESGKPAEFTGGVGRFTMTAELDRTSTTDSEPINLTIKVSGTGNIRLIEKPVIPPATGLKILDPEIKDQIQASGDVIKGSKTFRYPVIPQADGKYVLPAIKMAYFDPGDKSYHTLQSKVLECTATGCTPNAPLVEATGLKVLGTDINYIKPDRTEIKPLKQPPWWLLGFGYLLSFALLGLSFLYRAHRNKLDSDRGYARKHRSGALVKKRLKAAEKLLQNDPRQEFYAVLFQAVLGYVGDRYNLDTHALSKDQLKAGLLQLNLAPGLVEKIIEIIEQCDIARFSPGQAAYKTPRELFERSREILSQL